From a region of the Streptomyces venezuelae genome:
- a CDS encoding hemolysin family protein, with the protein MTEILLLLLALALTLACAVFVAAEFSLTTVERGELERAAAAGERGAESALKAAKRLTFQLSGAQLGITVTSLVIGMLAEPSVSALLHGPLTGLGLPEGAVSTTATLLGVALSTIVLMVVGELVPKNWAISHPLGVAKVVAGPQRAFTAVFAPLIRHLNNTANRLVRRFGLEPAEELASARTPEELVALARHSAREGAIEADSAELFVKTLHLGELTAENVMTPRVDVKALEAHATALDAANLTLATGISRFPVYRDSLDEVIGTVHVRDVLALDEDKRPLTTIIDLMTEPLLVPHSLPVDTLLGRLRQARTMAVVIDEYGGTAGVATVEDIVEEVVGAVRDEHDPMEVPDLIEAPEEDGRRVWEADGSVRLDELEELGFKAPEGPYETLAGLIATRLERIPEERDTVDVDGWELSVLDVEHHRADRVTITAPAAIDETDEDVR; encoded by the coding sequence GTGACCGAGATCCTGCTGCTGCTCCTCGCTCTCGCGTTGACGTTGGCGTGCGCGGTGTTCGTCGCCGCCGAGTTCTCCCTGACCACCGTCGAGCGCGGCGAGCTGGAACGCGCCGCCGCGGCCGGGGAGCGCGGTGCCGAGAGCGCCCTGAAGGCCGCCAAGCGGCTGACCTTCCAGCTGTCCGGCGCCCAGCTCGGCATCACGGTGACCTCGCTGGTCATCGGCATGCTGGCCGAGCCCTCGGTGTCGGCGCTGCTGCACGGCCCGCTCACCGGGCTGGGGCTGCCCGAGGGGGCCGTGTCCACCACGGCGACCCTGCTGGGCGTGGCCCTCTCCACCATCGTGCTGATGGTGGTCGGCGAGCTGGTGCCGAAGAACTGGGCGATCTCCCACCCGCTGGGCGTGGCCAAGGTCGTGGCCGGTCCGCAGCGGGCCTTCACGGCCGTGTTCGCGCCGCTGATCCGCCACCTGAACAACACCGCGAACCGCCTGGTGCGCCGCTTCGGGCTGGAGCCGGCCGAGGAACTCGCCTCCGCCCGGACGCCCGAGGAGCTGGTCGCGTTGGCCCGGCACTCGGCCCGCGAGGGCGCGATAGAGGCCGATTCGGCCGAGCTGTTCGTGAAGACCCTGCACCTGGGCGAGCTGACGGCGGAGAACGTCATGACTCCGCGTGTGGACGTTAAGGCGCTGGAGGCCCACGCCACCGCGCTCGACGCCGCGAACCTGACCCTGGCCACCGGCATCTCTCGGTTCCCCGTCTACCGGGACTCCCTGGACGAGGTCATCGGCACCGTCCACGTCCGGGACGTACTGGCCCTCGACGAGGACAAGCGGCCCCTCACCACGATCATCGACCTGATGACCGAACCCCTGCTGGTGCCGCACTCCCTGCCGGTGGACACACTCCTGGGCCGCCTCCGGCAGGCCCGCACCATGGCCGTGGTGATCGACGAGTACGGCGGCACCGCCGGTGTCGCCACGGTGGAGGACATCGTCGAGGAGGTCGTCGGCGCGGTACGTGACGAGCACGACCCTATGGAGGTCCCCGACCTCATCGAGGCGCCGGAGGAGGACGGCCGACGGGTCTGGGAAGCCGACGGAAGCGTGCGGCTCGATGAGCTGGAAGAGCTCGGGTTCAAGGCGCCCGAGGGCCCGTACGAGACCCTCGCCGGCCTGATCGCCACCCGCCTCGAACGTATCCCCGAGGAGCGCGACACCGTCGACGTCGACGGCTGGGAGCTGTCCGTGCTCGACGTCGAACATCACCGGGCGGACCGGGTGACGATCACCGCGCCCGCCGCCATCGACGAGACCGACGAGGACGTCCGATGA
- a CDS encoding sporulation protein yields the protein MVFKRLLGSMGVGGPTVDTVLDPVSAVPGGSLSGEVRLTGGRADFDIERITLELVARVEAETEHGEHDGVAVFERFTVDGGFRLHEGEQRTVPFAVSLPWETPISELHGQALGIVLGVRTELGVAGAKDKGDLDAFAVRALPVQEAVLEALGQLGFGFKSADLEFGRIAGTGQQLPFYQEIELTPAPQYAHQVNEIEVTFLASPAGMEIVLEADKRGGRLSGGHDALARYTVHHDQTDHTNWNAEVDGWIRALLEAHGVRTANGAHGHDSYGHAGDKHDHAGHRSGPGMGTVVAAGAAGLAVGVVGGMVAAEVVDEVGDFFEGDEDEGDDEA from the coding sequence ATGGTGTTCAAGCGACTGCTCGGCTCGATGGGCGTCGGCGGTCCCACCGTCGACACAGTCCTCGACCCCGTGAGCGCCGTACCCGGCGGCAGCCTGTCCGGCGAGGTCCGCCTCACCGGAGGCCGCGCGGACTTCGACATCGAGCGCATCACCCTCGAACTCGTCGCCCGCGTCGAGGCGGAGACCGAGCACGGCGAGCACGACGGCGTGGCCGTCTTCGAGCGCTTCACCGTCGACGGCGGTTTCCGTCTCCACGAGGGCGAACAGCGCACCGTTCCGTTCGCGGTCTCGCTCCCCTGGGAGACCCCCATCAGCGAGCTGCACGGTCAGGCCCTCGGAATCGTCCTCGGCGTACGCACCGAACTCGGCGTGGCCGGGGCCAAGGACAAGGGCGACCTTGACGCCTTCGCCGTCCGCGCGTTGCCCGTCCAGGAGGCGGTGCTGGAGGCTCTGGGGCAGCTCGGCTTCGGATTCAAGTCCGCCGACCTCGAATTCGGACGCATCGCCGGCACCGGTCAGCAGCTGCCCTTCTATCAGGAGATCGAGCTGACCCCCGCCCCGCAGTACGCCCACCAGGTCAACGAGATCGAGGTCACCTTCCTCGCCTCCCCGGCCGGCATGGAGATCGTCCTGGAGGCGGACAAGCGTGGCGGCCGCCTCTCCGGAGGGCACGACGCCCTCGCCCGCTACACCGTCCACCATGACCAAACCGACCACACGAACTGGAACGCTGAGGTCGACGGCTGGATCCGTGCCCTGCTCGAGGCGCACGGCGTGCGCACGGCCAACGGGGCTCACGGCCACGACTCCTACGGGCACGCCGGCGACAAGCACGACCACGCGGGCCATCGCTCAGGCCCGGGCATGGGTACGGTCGTCGCCGCCGGCGCGGCCGGACTGGCCGTGGGAGTGGTCGGCGGCATGGTCGCGGCCGAAGTCGTCGACGAGGTCGGTGACTTCTTCGAGGGCGACGAGGACGAGGGTGACGACGAAGCCTGA
- a CDS encoding antitoxin, which produces MFDSLKGLVGKATELAAEHSEVLAQGLEKAADVVDEKTDGNYSDHIDTGVDKAKGFLTGLGEKSQ; this is translated from the coding sequence ATGTTCGACAGCCTGAAGGGCTTGGTCGGCAAGGCAACCGAGCTGGCCGCGGAGCACAGTGAGGTCCTGGCGCAGGGGCTGGAGAAGGCCGCCGACGTAGTGGACGAGAAGACGGACGGCAATTACAGCGACCACATTGACACCGGCGTGGACAAGGCAAAGGGCTTCCTCACAGGTCTGGGTGAGAAGTCCCAGTAG
- a CDS encoding M56 family metallopeptidase: MGVFVFLPLVLPLTAWPIARLAEQHLHPRTATRLLAVIAAVLACCSTLCLALLMVVGTAQLPGNPLPDSWSDPEVREAVPYDEVAGRLAIPALLTVLVSCSVTAHRHRRVRRNAEAALRTARPGPVAVLPDEAPYAYALPGRRDRIVVSTGMLAALTSRERRALFAHERAHLCCRHHLFLLVVRLAARANPFLRPLRTAVTYTSERWADEEAATRVGSRRTVARAIGKAALISRGGAAPAAAHFAVAGPVPRRVAALLGPAPVGRAWPPAFTRVGLAVWTAAGGATASALSSANAAVTLYFILHAATFSA, translated from the coding sequence ATGGGGGTCTTCGTCTTCCTGCCGCTCGTCCTTCCGCTCACCGCCTGGCCGATCGCACGCCTGGCGGAACAGCACCTCCACCCGCGCACCGCGACCCGGCTGTTGGCCGTCATCGCCGCTGTACTGGCCTGCTGCAGCACACTGTGCCTCGCCCTGCTCATGGTCGTGGGCACGGCGCAACTCCCGGGAAATCCCCTGCCCGACAGCTGGTCGGACCCGGAGGTCCGGGAGGCCGTCCCGTACGACGAGGTCGCCGGACGGCTCGCCATCCCGGCGCTGCTGACCGTACTGGTCTCCTGTTCCGTCACGGCGCACCGGCACCGGCGGGTACGGCGCAATGCGGAGGCAGCCCTTCGTACGGCTCGGCCGGGGCCGGTGGCGGTGTTGCCGGACGAAGCCCCGTACGCGTACGCCCTGCCGGGCCGCCGGGACCGGATCGTGGTCAGCACGGGCATGCTCGCGGCGCTCACCTCCCGCGAGCGGCGGGCCCTGTTCGCGCACGAGCGCGCCCATCTCTGCTGCCGCCACCACCTGTTCCTGCTGGTGGTCCGGCTGGCGGCGCGGGCGAATCCCTTCCTGCGACCGCTGCGCACGGCCGTGACCTACACCTCCGAGCGATGGGCCGACGAGGAGGCCGCGACACGGGTCGGCAGCAGGCGGACCGTGGCACGGGCCATCGGCAAGGCCGCGTTGATCTCGCGCGGCGGGGCGGCTCCCGCGGCGGCGCACTTCGCGGTGGCCGGGCCGGTACCGCGACGCGTGGCAGCGCTGTTGGGTCCGGCGCCCGTGGGCCGGGCCTGGCCGCCCGCGTTCACCCGGGTCGGCCTGGCGGTCTGGACCGCGGCGGGCGGGGCGACGGCCTCGGCCCTCTCTTCGGCGAACGCGGCCGTCACCCTCTACTTCATCCTGCACGCGGCCACGTTCTCCGCCTGA
- a CDS encoding BlaI/MecI/CopY family transcriptional regulator, translating into MTGEHRAGGDGRHPRRRGQGELEIAVLSALGEAPEPVTVAWVQERLGGELAYTTVITILTRLHAKGAVARRRVGRSFQWTPVADEAGLAALRMRKVLDGEEDRHAVLTSFVTALPPGDEQLLRDLLAQAGEEEGD; encoded by the coding sequence ATGACGGGCGAGCACAGAGCAGGCGGCGACGGGCGGCACCCGCGCCGGCGCGGGCAGGGCGAGCTCGAGATCGCCGTTCTGTCCGCTCTGGGCGAGGCTCCGGAACCGGTCACCGTGGCCTGGGTCCAGGAGCGCCTGGGAGGCGAGCTTGCATACACCACGGTGATCACGATCCTGACCCGGCTGCACGCCAAGGGTGCCGTGGCGCGCCGGCGGGTCGGCCGGTCGTTCCAGTGGACACCGGTCGCCGACGAGGCCGGGCTTGCCGCGCTGCGCATGCGGAAGGTCCTGGACGGCGAGGAAGACCGCCACGCGGTGCTCACCAGCTTCGTCACCGCCCTGCCCCCGGGAGACGAGCAGCTGCTCCGCGACCTGCTGGCCCAGGCAGGCGAGGAGGAGGGAGACTGA
- a CDS encoding twin-arginine translocase TatA/TatE family subunit, protein MFGISEMAIVLILLVLLLGARKLPELARAVGKSARILKREVRAADNEPAAGPKRVIEVTPADVIDPRPDSGASRS, encoded by the coding sequence GTGTTCGGCATCAGCGAGATGGCCATCGTCCTGATTCTGCTGGTGCTGCTTCTCGGTGCCCGGAAACTACCCGAACTCGCGAGGGCCGTGGGCAAGTCCGCCCGCATACTCAAGAGGGAGGTGCGCGCGGCGGACAACGAGCCGGCCGCCGGACCGAAGCGGGTGATTGAGGTGACTCCCGCTGACGTGATTGACCCCCGGCCGGACAGCGGCGCTTCCCGAAGCTGA
- a CDS encoding potassium channel family protein produces MVVCGDDGLARRLAGELRDVYRERVTLVVPEARAPQPAVGRQSGRAPGLLSRVPVARNARVPATEQPDPHLRVVEGAEPDEELLAAAGVERAAALALVYEDDETNVRAALVARRLNPRLRLVIRLYNRKLGQHLEELLDQAAIIAEPGLDLRELDASTTVLSDADTAAPALAASAVAGTSKIVQADGLLLRAVERTPPGRGQVADPGLCTLALLSATTGDPAGTEGSEHSGDRGPQLLPDDRAVAAATGRGIVALEAVSHAGPVVSAGRLAGATLPVASLFSRRLRWSLAGIVAAVAALAVASWITTGDHPLHAAYITLLDIFAINDPAVEEPAERKTLQILAGFVGLLLLPVLVAAALEGLGAFRTATALRRPARRTSGHVVLLGLGKIGTRVLARLRELEIPVVCVESDPEARGIELARRLRVPVVLGDVTEEGVLEAARVGKAHSLLALTSADITNLEAALYARAVRPDLRVVMRLYEDDFATAVYRTLRATHPDALTRSRSVTHLAAPAFAGAMMGRQVLGAIPVERRVLLFAALVVAGHPQLEGRTIAESFRPGAWRVIALDTSAPEDRRPDLAAAPGDSRLPEAGLVWDLHPGYVLKAQDRVVLAATRRGLAELLGRGAVSASGT; encoded by the coding sequence ATGGTCGTATGCGGCGACGACGGTCTGGCCAGGCGGCTGGCCGGCGAACTCCGGGACGTGTACCGGGAGCGTGTGACGCTGGTGGTGCCCGAGGCCCGCGCGCCGCAGCCGGCGGTGGGGCGACAGTCCGGGCGGGCCCCCGGACTGCTCAGCCGCGTACCGGTGGCCAGGAACGCCCGCGTTCCGGCGACCGAGCAGCCGGACCCGCACCTGCGTGTCGTGGAAGGGGCCGAACCGGACGAAGAGCTGTTGGCCGCAGCCGGAGTTGAGCGGGCCGCCGCACTGGCGCTGGTGTACGAGGACGACGAGACCAACGTGCGCGCGGCTCTGGTGGCCCGTCGGCTCAACCCCAGGCTCCGGCTGGTGATCAGGCTCTACAATCGGAAGCTGGGGCAGCACCTGGAGGAGCTGCTCGACCAGGCGGCGATCATCGCGGAACCCGGACTCGATCTGCGGGAACTTGACGCGTCGACCACGGTCCTGTCCGACGCCGACACCGCCGCGCCGGCCCTGGCCGCCTCTGCTGTCGCGGGCACCAGCAAGATCGTGCAGGCGGACGGGCTGCTGCTCAGGGCGGTCGAGCGCACCCCGCCGGGCAGAGGTCAGGTCGCCGACCCGGGGTTGTGCACCCTCGCCCTGCTGTCGGCGACCACGGGCGACCCGGCCGGTACGGAGGGCTCGGAACACAGTGGTGACCGCGGGCCGCAGCTGCTGCCGGACGACCGGGCGGTCGCCGCCGCGACGGGCCGTGGCATCGTGGCCCTGGAAGCCGTTTCACATGCCGGCCCCGTCGTGTCGGCGGGCCGTTTGGCGGGGGCGACGCTGCCCGTCGCCTCGCTGTTCTCCCGTCGGCTGCGGTGGTCCCTGGCAGGGATCGTCGCGGCCGTGGCCGCGCTGGCGGTGGCCTCCTGGATCACGACCGGAGACCATCCACTGCACGCGGCCTACATCACGCTCCTCGACATCTTCGCGATCAACGATCCCGCGGTGGAGGAACCGGCCGAGCGCAAGACACTGCAGATCCTGGCCGGGTTCGTGGGCCTGCTCCTGCTGCCGGTGCTCGTGGCGGCGGCACTGGAGGGACTGGGGGCGTTCCGGACCGCGACCGCGCTGCGCCGGCCGGCCCGCCGGACTTCCGGCCATGTCGTGCTGCTGGGGCTCGGCAAGATCGGGACACGCGTGCTGGCCCGGCTGAGGGAGCTGGAGATCCCGGTGGTGTGCGTGGAGTCCGACCCGGAAGCCAGGGGCATCGAGCTCGCGCGCCGTCTGCGCGTCCCCGTCGTCCTCGGCGACGTGACCGAGGAGGGCGTGCTCGAAGCAGCCCGGGTCGGCAAGGCGCACTCCCTGCTCGCCCTGACCAGCGCGGACATCACGAACCTGGAAGCAGCCCTGTACGCGAGGGCGGTCCGGCCCGATCTGCGGGTCGTGATGCGGCTCTACGAGGACGACTTCGCCACCGCCGTGTACCGCACCCTGCGCGCCACGCACCCGGACGCCCTCACCCGAAGCCGCAGCGTGACCCACCTGGCGGCACCCGCCTTCGCTGGCGCGATGATGGGGCGGCAGGTCCTCGGGGCGATACCGGTCGAGCGCCGCGTGCTGCTGTTCGCAGCCCTGGTGGTGGCCGGTCATCCGCAGCTGGAGGGGCGGACCATCGCCGAATCGTTCCGGCCCGGTGCCTGGCGTGTGATCGCCCTGGACACCAGCGCACCCGAGGACCGGCGCCCCGATCTGGCCGCTGCACCTGGGGACAGCCGTCTTCCCGAGGCGGGCCTGGTCTGGGATCTGCACCCCGGGTACGTCCTCAAGGCTCAGGACCGGGTGGTTCTGGCGGCCACCCGCCGTGGTCTGGCGGAGTTGCTCGGGCGTGGCGCCGTTTCCGCTTCTGGGACGTGA
- a CDS encoding SulP family inorganic anion transporter, with the protein MSPAARLRGLKPDWISDLKVWRTEVLGGLVVALALIPEAISFSIIAGVDPALGLFASFTMAVVISIVGGRRAMISAATGAVALVIAPLNREHGLGYLIAAVILAGVFQIALGALGVARLIRFIPRSVMVGFVNSLAILVFMAQVPEMRDVPWAVYPLIAAGLGLMVFFPKVTTVIPAPLVSIVILTAITVGAAIAVPTVGDKGELPSSLPVPGLPDVPFTLDTLTTIAPYAFAMALVGLMESLMTAKLVDDITDTPSNKTRESIGQGIANIVTGFFGGMGGCAMIGQTMINVKVSGARTRMSTFLAGVFLMVLCIVFGPIVSDIPMAALVAVMVMVCFATFDWHSIAPKTLKRMPAGEIAVMVITVACVVATHNLAVGVVVGSVTAMVIFAKRVAHLAEVTAVVDPDGSTVVYRVTGELFFASSNDLVGRFDYASDPDRVVIDLSAAHIWDASSVAALDAIEIKYAQRGKSVEITGLNNPSAYLHGKLTGELAGSH; encoded by the coding sequence GTGTCCCCGGCTGCGCGCCTGCGTGGCCTGAAGCCCGACTGGATCTCGGACCTGAAGGTCTGGCGCACCGAGGTGCTCGGCGGGCTGGTCGTCGCTCTGGCCCTCATCCCCGAGGCCATCTCGTTCTCGATCATTGCCGGTGTCGACCCGGCGCTCGGCCTGTTCGCCTCATTCACCATGGCCGTCGTCATCTCGATCGTCGGCGGCCGGCGGGCGATGATCTCAGCCGCCACCGGCGCCGTCGCGCTCGTCATAGCCCCGCTGAACCGCGAGCACGGTCTCGGCTACCTCATCGCGGCCGTCATCCTGGCCGGCGTCTTCCAGATCGCCCTAGGCGCCCTGGGTGTCGCGCGGCTGATTCGGTTCATCCCTCGTTCCGTCATGGTCGGCTTCGTCAACTCGCTCGCCATCCTGGTCTTCATGGCCCAGGTCCCCGAGATGCGAGACGTTCCGTGGGCCGTCTATCCGCTGATCGCCGCCGGCCTGGGGCTCATGGTGTTCTTCCCGAAGGTCACCACCGTGATCCCGGCCCCGCTGGTATCGATCGTCATTCTGACCGCGATCACCGTCGGCGCGGCCATCGCGGTGCCGACCGTCGGCGACAAGGGTGAGCTGCCCTCGTCCCTCCCGGTGCCGGGCCTGCCGGACGTGCCGTTCACCCTGGACACGCTGACGACGATCGCCCCGTACGCATTCGCCATGGCGCTGGTCGGCCTGATGGAGTCCTTGATGACCGCGAAGCTGGTCGACGACATCACCGACACCCCTTCCAACAAGACCCGGGAGTCGATCGGCCAGGGCATCGCCAATATCGTCACCGGGTTTTTCGGAGGCATGGGCGGCTGCGCCATGATCGGTCAGACGATGATCAACGTGAAGGTCTCCGGCGCCCGCACCCGCATGTCGACGTTCCTCGCGGGCGTGTTCCTGATGGTGCTGTGCATCGTGTTCGGCCCGATCGTGTCCGACATCCCGATGGCCGCCTTGGTCGCCGTCATGGTCATGGTCTGCTTCGCAACCTTCGACTGGCACTCCATCGCGCCCAAGACGCTCAAGCGGATGCCCGCGGGCGAGATCGCCGTCATGGTGATCACCGTTGCCTGCGTGGTGGCCACCCACAACCTCGCGGTAGGCGTCGTCGTCGGCTCGGTCACCGCCATGGTCATCTTCGCCAAGCGCGTCGCCCACCTCGCCGAGGTCACCGCCGTGGTCGACCCCGACGGCAGCACCGTGGTCTACCGGGTCACCGGCGAGCTGTTCTTCGCTTCGTCCAACGATCTCGTCGGCCGGTTCGACTACGCCTCCGACCCCGACAGGGTCGTCATCGACCTGAGTGCGGCGCACATCTGGGACGCCTCGTCCGTCGCCGCCCTGGACGCGATCGAGATCAAGTACGCCCAGCGCGGCAAGTCCGTCGAGATCACCGGCCTGAACAACCCGAGCGCCTACCTCCACGGGAAGCTCACCGGCGAACTCGCCGGTAGCCACTGA
- a CDS encoding PadR family transcriptional regulator produces the protein MSTTPTLTTTSYAVLGLLAVRRWSTYELAQQMDRSLGRIWPRAQSKIYEEPKKLVRLGLAEASREAVGRRPRTVYGITPDGRQALASWLHVPGTGPALESEQLLQIFFADSGTRTDTLATLRAARAWADERNEDNLAAIEAYRAGTGPFPERTAQTMLVGGFLTEYYRLVASWAEWAAGIVEGWPEDPRAAQAPPTEMQRIDRRAHWPEQFGHE, from the coding sequence ATGTCAACCACCCCGACGCTCACCACCACCTCCTATGCCGTCCTCGGCCTGCTGGCGGTCCGGCGGTGGAGTACGTACGAGCTCGCCCAGCAGATGGACCGGAGTCTGGGACGGATCTGGCCCCGCGCGCAGAGCAAGATCTACGAGGAGCCGAAGAAGCTCGTCCGGCTCGGCCTGGCAGAAGCCAGCCGGGAGGCGGTGGGCCGGCGCCCCCGCACCGTCTACGGCATCACCCCCGACGGCCGCCAGGCACTCGCCTCCTGGCTCCACGTGCCCGGAACCGGCCCGGCCCTGGAATCCGAGCAGCTGCTCCAGATCTTCTTCGCCGACTCCGGCACCAGAACCGACACCCTCGCCACTCTCCGAGCCGCTCGCGCATGGGCCGACGAACGCAACGAGGACAATCTCGCCGCCATCGAGGCCTACAGGGCCGGAACGGGCCCCTTTCCCGAGCGAACCGCTCAGACCATGCTCGTCGGCGGCTTCCTCACCGAGTACTACCGCCTCGTCGCCTCGTGGGCCGAGTGGGCCGCCGGAATCGTCGAGGGCTGGCCCGAGGACCCGCGCGCCGCCCAAGCTCCGCCGACGGAAATGCAGCGGATCGATCGGCGGGCGCACTGGCCCGAGCAATTCGGCCACGAGTGA
- a CDS encoding class I SAM-dependent methyltransferase, producing MPEVMRADPANVEQARAWDGDEGAYWAQHADVFDRALRAYHDAFFEAAGIGPDETVLDIGCGTGETARDAARFATNGRVVGMDLSAAMLREARRRAVTENLNNVVFEQADVQVHPMPREVFDVAISRTGTMFFADVVAAFRNIAAALRPGGRFVQLVWQEPTRNEWFSDFREAMAAGRTMPTPPPGAPGPFALADPDRIPAVLAGSGFTDIVIRGQDAPMWFGAEADAAHRFVIGLLGWMLEDLDEGGRAGALRALRDSLTRHEQPDGVFYASATWLVKAVREA from the coding sequence ATGCCCGAGGTGATGAGGGCCGATCCGGCCAACGTCGAGCAGGCCCGCGCGTGGGACGGTGACGAGGGCGCCTACTGGGCGCAGCACGCTGATGTGTTCGACAGAGCCCTGCGGGCCTACCACGATGCGTTCTTCGAGGCGGCGGGTATCGGGCCCGATGAGACGGTGCTGGACATCGGTTGTGGAACGGGGGAGACCGCTCGGGACGCCGCACGGTTCGCCACGAATGGACGGGTGGTCGGGATGGATCTTTCTGCCGCCATGCTTCGAGAGGCACGGCGCCGCGCGGTCACAGAAAATCTGAACAACGTCGTTTTCGAGCAGGCGGACGTCCAGGTTCACCCGATGCCGCGGGAGGTGTTCGACGTCGCGATCAGCCGGACGGGGACAATGTTCTTCGCCGACGTGGTCGCCGCCTTCCGTAACATCGCTGCGGCACTCCGTCCCGGTGGCCGGTTCGTGCAACTCGTCTGGCAGGAGCCGACCCGCAACGAGTGGTTTTCCGACTTCCGGGAGGCCATGGCCGCAGGGCGCACCATGCCCACACCGCCGCCGGGGGCTCCGGGCCCGTTCGCTCTGGCGGACCCCGACCGCATCCCTGCTGTATTGGCCGGCTCCGGATTCACCGACATCGTCATCCGGGGGCAGGACGCTCCGATGTGGTTCGGGGCGGAGGCCGACGCCGCGCACCGCTTCGTGATCGGCTTGCTCGGCTGGATGCTCGAGGATCTCGACGAGGGGGGACGGGCTGGTGCTCTACGCGCCCTGCGTGACTCGCTGACGCGGCATGAGCAGCCCGACGGCGTTTTCTACGCGTCGGCCACCTGGCTCGTGAAGGCCGTCCGCGAGGCCTGA
- a CDS encoding DM13 domain-containing protein: protein MKLGRGRRGPLVAAVAVVLTAALAVGLYLFQPWKLWQDETVSEALPAAAPTATPPGSASAAPAPSASPQTLAEGSFISHEHDTKGTAKVVRLTDGSHLLRLEGLDTSNGPDLRVWLTDAPVKEGVAGWRVFDDGTYASLGKLKGNKGDQNYEIPAEVNVADYSSVTIWCDRFDVSFGAAELASR, encoded by the coding sequence ATGAAGCTGGGTCGTGGGCGGCGCGGGCCGCTGGTGGCGGCTGTCGCCGTAGTGCTGACGGCCGCCCTAGCGGTGGGGCTCTACCTGTTCCAGCCGTGGAAGCTGTGGCAGGACGAGACGGTCAGTGAAGCCCTGCCCGCGGCCGCGCCGACCGCCACGCCCCCGGGGTCCGCGTCCGCCGCCCCGGCGCCGTCGGCCTCGCCCCAGACCCTGGCTGAGGGTTCCTTCATCAGCCATGAGCACGACACCAAGGGCACCGCGAAAGTCGTACGGCTGACCGACGGCTCCCACCTGCTTCGGCTGGAGGGGCTGGACACGAGCAACGGCCCGGACCTGCGGGTGTGGCTGACCGATGCCCCGGTGAAGGAAGGCGTGGCGGGCTGGCGGGTGTTCGACGATGGCACATACGCCAGCCTGGGCAAGCTCAAGGGGAACAAGGGCGATCAGAACTACGAGATCCCGGCGGAGGTGAACGTCGCCGATTACTCCAGCGTCACGATCTGGTGCGACCGCTTCGACGTGTCCTTTGGGGCGGCCGAACTCGCCTCGAGGTAG